The Nothobranchius furzeri strain GRZ-AD chromosome 6, NfurGRZ-RIMD1, whole genome shotgun sequence genome includes a region encoding these proteins:
- the inab gene encoding internexin neuronal intermediate filament protein, alpha b has product MSYGSEGFSSSSYRRIFGDSPRYSSSPSRTAMSVSTRGGYRSTSVSRTNIPSLGSYGRKSVRSFSMPLESFDVTQSSVLNNEFKIIRTNEKEQMQGLNDRFAMFIEKVRNLEQHNKVLETELIALRQRQAEPSRLAELYQQEIRELRSQLEELNGEKSQLLIERDNIDDDLQKLRGKYEDEFRAREEAEATLKAFKKDVDDATMVRLDLEKKVESLLDEINFLRKVHDEEVAELTEMIQAAQVSVEMEVSKPDLTSALKEIRGQYESMASKNLQSAEEWYKSKFADLSEQANRSNETIRASREEMNEFRRQLQSKTIEIESLRGTNESLEKQLREMEDRHSMEIVGYQESMAELENELRTTKSEMARHLREYQDLLNVKMALDIEIAAYRKLLEGEETRIGTGIAYPGMGGGQNYNYQTRIFTSSGKTSKKEAKEEEQQLNKSSGKVSQREVYEETVVSTKKMEKQQEEVPTSQNN; this is encoded by the exons ATGAGCTACGGATCTGAAGGCTTCTCCTCTTCCTCTTACCGGAGGATTTTCGGGGATTCTCCCCGTTATTCCTCCTCTCCATCGCGCACAGCGATGAGCGTCTCCACTCGAGGAGGCTACCGGTCCACCTCTGTGTCCCGAACCAACATCCCGTCCCTGGGTTCGTACGGCCGAAAGTCCGTCCGTTCCTTCTCCATGCCCTTGGAGTCCTTCGATGTGACACAGAGCAGCGTCCTCAACAATGAGTTCAAAATCATCCGCACCAATGAGAAGGAGCAGATGCAAGGTCTCAACGACCGATTTGCGATGTTCATCGAGAAGGTGCGCAACTTGGAGCAGCACAACAAAGTCCTAGAGACGGAGCTGATTGCGCTGCGCCAGAGGCAGGCAGAACCGTCCCGACTGGCCGAGCTGTACCAGCAGGAGATCCGCGAACTTCGCTCCCAGCTCGAGGAGCTGAACGGGGAGAAGTCCCAGCTGTTGATCGAGAGAGACAACATCGACGACGATCTGCAGAAACTGCGAGGGAAATACGAGGATGAGTTCCGCGCCCGAGAAGAGGCAGAGGCGACCCTCAAGGCTTTCAAGAAAGACGTGGACGATGCCACCATGGTGCGCCTGGacctggagaagaaagtggagtccCTCCTGGACGAGATCAACTTCCTCAGGAAAGTGCACGACGAAGAGGTGGCCGAGCTGACGGAAATGATCCAAGCTGCTCAGGTGTCCGTGGAGATGGAGGTCTCCAAGCCAGACCTCACCTCCGCCCTCAAGGAGATCCGCGGCCAGTACGAGTCCATGGCCTCAAAGAACCTGCAGTCCGCCGAGGAGTGGTACAAGAGCAAGTTCGCGGACTTGTCCGAGCAGGCCAACCGGAGCAACGAGACCATCCgggccagcagggaggagatgaaCGAGTTCAGGAGGCAACTGCAGTCCAAGACCATCGAGATAGAGAGTCTGAGGGGGACCAACGAGTCTCTGGAGAAGCAGCTGCGGGAGATGGAGGACAGACACAGCATGGAGATCGTGGGATATCAG GAAAGCATGGCAGAGCTGGAAAACGAGCTTAGGACCACCAAGAGTGAGATGGCTCGACATCTGAGGGAATATCAGGATCTGCTGAATGTCAAGATGGCTCTGGACATCGAGATTGCAGCTTACAG GAAACTACTGGAGGGAGAGGAGACCCGCATTGGGACAGGCATTGCCTATCCGGGCATGGGGGGTGGGCAGAACTACAACTACCAGACCCGCATTTTCACCAGCTCTGGCAAGACCTCCAAGAAGGAGGCCaaagaggaggagcagcagctgaacaAGTCCAGCGGCAAAGTGTCCCAGCGTGAAGTTTATGAGGAGACGGTTGTCAGCACCAAGAAGATGGAGAAGCAGCAGGAAGAGGTCCCGACCAGTCAGAATAACTAG